Proteins encoded in a region of the Neodiprion virginianus isolate iyNeoVirg1 chromosome 2, iyNeoVirg1.1, whole genome shotgun sequence genome:
- the LOC124299280 gene encoding juvenile hormone esterase-like: MVLRVTVKCVLFTILSSLLFFGTSYGEPEVTILQGNLLGTTVTTRNNRSISAFLGIPYGQPPIGNLRFANPAAAGAWNGTLNATTDGNECPQAFVSTLGSEDCLYLNVYTPQLPVNTSTLLPVMIFIHGGAFVFGSSSSATFSPDYLLDSHIVLALPNYRIGALGFLSTGNEVAAGNWGLKDQILALKWVQNNIEYFGGDPDQVTLFGQSAGSVSVHVLSLSKAAEGLFHRYITQSGSALSTWAHLPSAGYASRAFQLGGYVGCDNDTSSALIECLRTVNASDIVASASQFYVWESVPVFVWGPTDEPDIEGAVLTDSPTNLFAKGEFCDLPWMTGIVRDEGILMTGAFYSDDEKFYDFLDNFDLVLPEMLIWNYQTDSGAAWVKAVKNFYFNDDFTTNSTELLTNLTRLVGDAIFIYPTLDGLQQQLPLAVNPQYFYLFNYRGTYSFDAGIPDAVMHTDDVIYLFPLRSILGGDNLTDTDFEMVDNMVQLWTSFAINGTPTVLASEENVTYTEYTTMDNYLRIGNQSEVTLSMEYSLFKERMEFWANLVHAEASAATLTNTSAGTLAP; this comes from the exons ATGGTGTTGCGAGTGACGGTGAAATGTGTCCTCTTTACAATCTTGTcaagtttattatttttcggtACAAGTTATGGTGAGCCAGAAGTGACGATTCTTCAGGGTAACCTGCTGGGCACCACTGTCACCACTAGAAACAATCGGAGCATTTCCGCTTTCCTCGGGATTCCGTATGGCCAGCCACCGATTGGAAATCTCAG ATTCGCGAACCCCGCGGCAGCCGGAGCTTGGAACGGGACTCTAAATGCCACTACAGATGGAAACGAATGTCCCCAGGCATTTGTTAGCACATTGGGCAGCGAAGATTGTCTGTACCTCAACGTTTACACGCCACAG CTTCCGGTAAACACAAGCACTCTGCTTCCGGTAATGATTTTCATCCATGGAGGAGCTTTTGTATTCGGCAGTTCAAGCTCTGCCACTTTCTCGCCAGACTACCTTTTGGATTCTCATATCGTGCTCGCCCTGCCGAACTATCGGATCGGGGCTTTAGGATTTCTGAGTACTGGCAACGAGGTGGCGGCTGGGAATTGGGGGCTGAAGGACCAGATCCTGGCTCTCAAGTGGGTGCAAAACAACATCGAATACTTTGGCGGTGATCCTGATCAAGTCACACTCTTTGGACAAAGTGCTGGAAGCGTTTCCGTTCATGTTTTGTCACTCTCGAAAGCGGCGGAAG GACTATTCCACAGATACATAACACAGAGTGGGTCGGCTCTGTCGACTTGGGCCCATTTGCCCAGTGCAGGATACGCAAGCCGTGCTTTTCAGCTCGGTGGCTACGTTGGCTGTGACAACGACACCTCGAGTGCCTTGATCGAGTGTTTGCGGACCGTGAATGCCTCGGATATCGTCGCCTCAGCCTCACAATTCTACGTGTGGGAGTCGGTCCCAGTTTTTGTGTGGGGCCCGACTGACGAGCCAGACATCGAAGGCGCGGTGCTCACCGACAGTCCTACGAACTTGTTTGCGAAGGGTGAATTCTGCGATTTGCCTTGGATGACAGGAATCGTCCGAGACGAAGGGATCTTGATGACCGGAG CGTTCTATAGCGACGATGAAAAGTTTTATGACTTTTTGGATAACTTCGATCTTGTGCTGCCCGAGATGTTGATCTGGAATTATCAGACAGACTCAGGAGCCGCTTGGGTCAAGGCTGTGAAgaacttttatttcaacgaCGATTTTACAACAAACTCGACTGAG CTGCTCACGAACCTAACTCGTCTTGTTGGCGACGCTATCTTCATCTATCCAACCTTGGACGGACTCCAACAGCAGCTTCCTCTGGCTGTGAATCCCCAGTACTTTTACTTGTTCAATTATCGAGGGACCTACAGCTTCGACGCGGGAATACCCGACGCCGTTATGCACACCGACGATGTCATCTACCTCTTTCCACTGAGGTCGATCCTGGGAGGTGATAATTTGACCGACACTGATTTCGAAATGGTGGACAACATGGTGCAACTCTGGACATCATTCGCGATCAATGG GACACCAACGGTCTTGGCTTCTGAGGAAAATGTCACATACACTGAATACACGACGATGGACAATTATCTACGAATAGGCAACCAGTCTGAAGTTACACTGTCGATGGAGTACTCTCTTTTTAAAGAGCGCATGGAGTTTTGGGCGAATTTGGTCCATGCCGAAGCGTCTGCAGCTACCTTGACGAACACCTCGGCCGGAACCTTAGCCCCTTAA
- the LOC124299278 gene encoding juvenile hormone esterase-like, translated as MVLQVTVKCVLFTILSSLLFLGTSYGEPEVTILQGNLLGTTMTTRNNRNISAFLGIPYGQPPIGNLRFANPVAAGAWNGTLNATRDGSVCPQALGSISGSEDCLYLNVYTPQLPVNTSTLLPVMVWIHGGAFLQGSSSSATFSPDYLLDSDIVLALPNYRIGALGFLSTGNEVAAGNWGLKDQILALKWVQNNIEYFGGDPDQVTLFGQSAGSASVHVLSLSKAAEGLFHRYITQSGSALSTWAHLPSAGYASRAFQLGGYVGCDNDTSSALIECLRTVNASDIVASASQFYVWESLPVVVWGPTDEPDIEGAVLTDSPTNLFAKGEFCDLPWMTGIVRDEGILMTGAFYSDDEMFYDFLDNFDLVLPEMLTWNYQTDSGAAWVKAVKNFYFNDDFTTNSTELLTNLTRLVGDAIFIYPTLDGLQQQLPLAVNPQYFYLFNYRGTYSLDAAVPDAVVHTDDVIYLFPLRSILGGNNLTDTDFEMVDNMVQLWTSFAINGTPAVLASEENVTWTEYSTMDNYLRIGNQSEVTLSVEYSLFKERMEFWASLVHAEASTATLTNTSTVILVLLFICSKLI; from the exons ATGGTGCTGCAAGTGACGGTGAAATGTGTCCTCTTTACAATCTTGTcaagtttattatttctcgGTACAAGTTATGGTGAGCCAGAAGTTACGATTCTTCAGGGTAACCTGCTGGGCACGACTATGACCACCAGAAACAATCGAAACATTTCCGCTTTCCTCGGGATTCCGTATGGCCAGCCACCGATTGGAAATCTCAG ATTCGCGAACCCCGTGGCAGCCGGAGCTTGGAACGGGACTTTGAATGCCACTAGAGATGGAAGCGTATGTCCCCAGGCGTTAGGCAGCATATCAGGCAGCGAGGATTGTCTGTACCTCAACGTTTACACGCCACAG CTTCCGGTGAACACAAGCACTCTGCTTCCAGTGATGGTTTGGATCCATGGAGGAGCTTTTTTACAAGGCAGTTCAAGCTCTGCCACTTTCTCGCCAGACTACCTTTTGGATTCTGATATCGTGCTCGCCCTGCCGAACTATCGGATCGGGGCTTTAGGGTTTCTGAGTACTGGCAACGAGGTGGCGGCTGGGAATTGGGGGCTAAAGGACCAGATCCTGGCTCTCAAGTGGGTGCAAAACAACATCGAATACTTTGGCGGTGATCCTGATCAAGTCACACTTTTTGGACAAAGTGCTGGAAGCGCTTCCGTTCATGTTTTGTCACTCTCGAAAGCGGCGGAAG GACTATTCCACAGATACATAACACAGAGTGGATCGGCTCTGTCGACTTGGGCCCATTTGCCTAGTGCAGGATACGCAAGCCGTGCTTTTCAGCTCGGTGGCTACGTTGGCTGTGACAACGACACCTCGAGTGCCTTGATCGAGTGTTTGCGAACCGTGAATGCCTCGGATATCGTCGCCTCAGCTTCACAATTCTACGTGTGGGAGTCGCTCCCAGTTGTTGTGTGGGGCCCGACTGACGAGCCAGACATCGAAGGCGCGGTGCTCACCGACAGTCCTACGAACTTGTTTGCGAAGGGTGAATTCTGCGATTTGCCTTGGATGACAGGAATCGTCCGAGACGAAGGGATCTTGATGACCGGAG CGTTCTATAGCGACGATGAAATGTTTTATGACTTTTTGGATAACTTCGATCTTGTGCTGCCCGAGATGTTGACCTGGAATTATCAGACAGATTCAGGAGCCGCTTGGGTCAAGGCTGTGAAgaacttttatttcaacgaCGATTTTACAACAAACTCGACTGAG CTGCTCACGAACCTAACTCGTCTTGTTGGCGACGCTATCTTCATCTATCCAACCTTGGACGGACTCCAACAGCAGCTTCCTCTGGCTGTGAATCCCCAGTATTTTTACTTATTCAATTATCGAGGTACCTACAGCCTCGATGCGGCAGTACCCGACGCCGTCGTGCACACCGACGATGTCATCTACCTCTTTCCACTGAGGTCGATCCTGGGAGGTAATAATTTGACCGACACTGATTTCGAAATGGTGGACAACATGGTGCAACTCTGGACATCATTCGCGATCAATGG GACACCAGCGGTTTTGGCTTCTGAAGAAAATGTCACATGGACTGAATACTCGACGATGGACAATTATCTACGAATAGGCAATCAGTCTGAAGTTACACTGTCGGTGGAGTACTCTCTTTTTAAAGAGCGCATGGAGTTTTGGGCTAGTTTGGTTCATGCCGAAGCATCTACAGCTACCTTGACGAATACCTCGACCGTGATCTTggttcttttatttatttgctcAAAGCTCATATAG